A window from Solanum stenotomum isolate F172 chromosome 5, ASM1918654v1, whole genome shotgun sequence encodes these proteins:
- the LOC125866312 gene encoding LOW QUALITY PROTEIN: sesquiterpene synthase 15b-like (The sequence of the model RefSeq protein was modified relative to this genomic sequence to represent the inferred CDS: inserted 1 base in 1 codon), with translation MDGFGGESEITRRSDNHHPTVWGDHFLAYANLLGANEWEEKEHKGLKEEVTKMLVISPSKSLQKVGLXNTIQLLGVAYHFEHEIEESLSEIYNGYEEWIGEFGKSHDLHVVALSFRLLRQQSYYVSSDVFRKFTEDQGNYNKALVNDMQGLLSLCEAAQFRVHDEEILDEAINFTTTHLKLLLPKLSNSLSMQVSYALKYPINKTIARVATRKYISFFQEDKSCDQVILTFAKLDFNTLQKMHKRELCDITRWWKELDLANELPFARDRMVELYFWSLGVYFEPQYNVARNILTKVLCFVSITDDIYDTYGTLHELTLLTNAIERWNINAAEKLAPYMKLFYTALLNFYNEVEKELAKENKSFRVNFAISEMKKLVRAYFQESKWYHGNTVPRMEEEYMKNGIESSTIPNLATTSWLGMGDEATKEAFEWITTEPPILVASSIIGRLLNDIVSHEREIERGDVASGIDCYMNEYDATKEEAYMEIRKIVENNWKDLNQRFLKPTTVPRVLLMPVLNLSRTSEFFYKDEDAYTSSKNNLKDVISMMLVNPIKV, from the exons ATGGATGGATTTGGTGGTGAGAGCGAAATTACTCGTCGAAGTGACAATCATCATCCTACTGTTTGGGGAGACCATTTTCTTGCCTATGCTAATCTCTTG GGAGCCAATGAATGGGAAGAGAAGGAACACAAGGGTCTAAAAGAAGAAGTGACAAAAATGCTAGTGATTTCTCCTTCCAAATCTTTGCAAAAAGTTGGAC ATAACACAATCCAATTGCTTGGAGTGGCATACCATTTTGAACATGAGATTGAGGAATCATTGAGTGAAATCTATAATGGTTATGAAGAATGGATTGGTGAATTTGGTAAAAGTCATGACCTTCATGTTGTTGCTCTAAGCTTTCGATTACTTAGGCAACAAAGTTACTATGTCTCATCTG ATGTTTTTAGGAAGTTCACCGAAGACCAAGGAAATTATAATAAAGCATTGGTTAACGACATGCAAGGATTATTAAGCTTATGCGAGGCAGCACAATTCAGAGTACATGATGAAGAAATTTTGGATGAAGCAATTAATTTCACCACCACTCATTTGAAGTTATTGTTGCCTAAATTGAGTAATTCTCTATCGATGCAAGTCAGCTATGCCCTAAAGTATCCAATAAACAAAACTATAGCCAGGGTAGCAACTAGAAAATACATATCGTTTTTCCAAGAAGATAAATCTTGTGATCAAGTGATATTAACTTTTGCAAAATTGGACTTCAATACATTGCAGAAGATGCATAAAAGGGAGCTATGTGATATCACAAG GTGGTGGAAAGAGTTGGACTTGGCAAATGAATTACCTTTTGCAAGAGATAGAATGGTTGAGTTGTACTTTTGGTCTTTGGGTGTGTACTTTGAGCCACAATATAATGTTGCCAGGAATATACTAACCAAAGTGTTATGTTTCGTTTCAATTACCGACGACATCTATGATACCTATGGAACACTGCATGAACTTACTCTCCTTACAAACGCAATAGAAAG GTGGAACATCAACGCTGCAGAAAAGCTAGCGCCGTATATGAAACTCTTTTACACTGCTCTCCTAAATTTTTACAATGAAGTGGAGAAAGAGTTGGCAAAGGAGAACAAGTCATTTCGAGTCAACTTTGCTATTAGTGAG ATGAAAAAGTTGGTGAGGGCTTATTTTCAAGAGTCAAAATGGTATCATGGGAACACAGTCCCCAGAATGGAGGAGGAGTATATGAAGAATGGAATTGAAAGTAGCACTATCCCAAATCTTGCTACAACTTCTTGGTTAGGCATGGGCGATGAAGCAACCAAAGAGGCATTCGAATGGATTACAACTGAACCTCCAATTCTTGTTGCTTCCTCTATCATTGGAAGATTGTTAAATGATATTGTATCACATGAG AGAGAAATAGAAAGAGGAGATGTAGCTTCAGGTATTGATTGTTACATGAATGAATATGATGCCACAAAGGAAGAAGCTTACATGGAGATAAGGAAAATAGTAGAGAATAATTGGAAGGATTTGAATCAACGATTCCTAAAACCAACAACAGTACCAAGAGTTCTTCTCATGCCAGTGCTTAACCTTAGTAGGACGTCAGAATTCTTttataaagatgaagatgctTATACTTCttccaaaaataacttaaaagacGTCATTTCTATGATGCTTGTTAATCCCATTAAAGTATGA